The sequence aaaattataattaaattcaaatttacaaaaataaattttatatccaaataatttttatattctaCACATGAATACGTATGCGGTCCTCCGTgcactaatttaaaatatttatagttgATGATTATGTCAAGTTTTTCAATATATATCTGCATAACTATATATCTTCTACGTACAAATATTCCAATTATCTTCGAATAATGTTAAAAATACAACCAATATATCATTACAGCGATATTTACGACCATTTTATCGCGAGATTTTGCTATTATATCGCGatattttgtattcaatatatagtgagattttgacaaattgaatttttgcattgaattttttgtattgTACAAATTGATGTACAAATATGGATGTATATGTAATATCACTCATTATCTTCTACGTATGAAATATATACCAATTAATTGTCAGTTTACCTTAGTTTCCTTGTAATTATTATACTTCACTTAATTTAATGGTCTTGAAATTGTAATCCATTGATCTAATTACATTTCTTATTTTGCTTGAATATTAATTTTCcattattttatgcatgttttattgtcaggatatatatatatggtgtGTTGTCTATAATGTTGAGTATGTTATCATTTGAGATAGTCTAGTTTGAGTAGGGCGCTTAACCTTCTTTTCTTAGAGGATCGAGTACCGAGAGCCACTTCTCCAACGGAACTGTGCTATTTTGCAGCTCCAAATTTGGATTAAATAATGTCCACATTcggttcaaaaaataaaataaatttaaataaatcaaataaaaaagaatattctgatAATATTCTTTTTTAGAGTAATATTTGAAGTAGATGGGTTCGAGATGAATattgtatttggtgcagaaattgcattattttaaaatagagttttcGATTGGAGATGGCCTAAGAGACATCACTACAAAAGCGGTATTAGCTTGAAACATTCATCCAATATGAAAAATCAtacatattttttgaaatacatAAAATGTATCAATAGTTTTGAAATGTACATTATAACGTAACGTCATGATATATATAGTAGAcgttgtatatatatacacacacataaacATCAGTAAAGCTGATAACAGAAAGGGATATACGACATTCTCGATAGATTGCAAAATCAGTTACAATATTAGTCCTCATTAACCCTACACTACGTGAATCGTATGAACAATAATATTCAACAAGATACATTTAATAAAAGATACATATAATAGAAGAGATAGTACATATGTCCCAAACAAATATTAAAGACGTTGGAGTAAAAGGATTCCAATTTTCGATAATAATTTAACTAAACACTGAGCTTTAATAATATTAGATTGTATCAAGAAAATCACCAAAGATATTCTTGTACAGAGCATATATATACTCCAAAATTGGATATAAGATGTGAATGATGTCTGAGTGGGGTAATTGTGAGGGAATATATATANNNacacacacacacacacgttacataCTCATCATGTACACTTATATAAACACTGACGAGATACCAGTCATATATCTCGTCGGTGTTTATATAAGTGTACACGATGGGTATGTAACGTGTGTGTATTACAAACCCATCATATACACTTATATAAATACAAACAAGATGTCAGTCATATATTATATGTACAATTtcgatatattttattatatctaaTGGTGAGTGTCATATCATCGATGTTCATATAAATATGCGTGATAGATACGTATATATCAAAACATTGTGGATAGATTAACACATAATAGCCACCATTTTcgaaattaaagattttgacCACAAAATTTGACATTTTTGTTGACCAAACAAAGATAATCTAGATAACCATTCATTAATCCACAGTTTTTGGTATATATTCACCCACGATAATCAGAAAAATCAggtcaaatttattattaactttttttattaatattatcttGTATCAGTGTTTATTCCACATATAATCCCgtcaacataatttttttaaaaatattataatcccACTAAATATCAGCTTTTCTAATAAACAATCTCATCCATTGATTTCTTCATTAATCACAATCAATTAACTATTAATAGTTGTAATCTTGAATAATTAAGTGATGATATGATCCTAGATTAGGcaaaaaaatttgttctttATTTGACCGAAAATATACAATCAAAAGTCAAACTTTTCTACCCcatccatttcatttttattttaaagaatataaataagaaaaaacttgTCTGAGACGGtatcatatgtcatattttgtgagacggatctcttaattgggtcatcaattaaaaattattattttttatactaatagtattactttttattgtgaatatcgataaggttgatccgtctcacaaataaagattcgtgagatcgtcttattTTCTCATATAAATAACATGTCTATTAATTAGAATTAAGGCAAGAAATACATAAATGATGCTTATCTTTCAACGGTGGGAGAATTTAAGACGAATTCTGAAACATGTTTAAAATCCCATAAATTAACAGAGCTCTTCACTTTGTATTTTAACGTTGTTGAGGATTTTGGAAGCTCCAGAGTCTCACATTCTTCCCCACACACGCTTTTGGGACCTTATTTTTCCAGTTAATTGCCTTAATTTCTGTACCTTAATCCCTTGTTTTAATCAGAAGCCATAACTTTCTGTTcagaaaattataattaaaataaaaaattaatctttTTGTTTTCGGTTTCTTGGCGCACAGAACGCTTGCTTTGGTCCCAATTGGTGATTCAAACGTCTCTCCATTTTCATGCATTTCTTTTGGCAAAAAAAGgagtctttttttattttaaaaaaaatttcttgaatttttgagTAGATTTGGGATTATGGGCTGGGTTTTGATTTCGATTATATGGATGGGTGAGGGTGTTTCTTTGAAGAATGAATTTCGGGTTTTCCTTAAAAAGAATTCTGGGTTTTGACGAGGAAGAGAGAATCTTGCCCGAGTCCAAGTTTCACAGAGACTTGAATTCGATTTTCTTCGTCTTTTTTTGGATATATATGTTAACTTCATCTATATTCCAAGAAAGaaatattgaaagaaaaaattgcTATGATTTCTTTTTTTGGAAACTAGTTTGTTCATAAAAACGAAGGGTAGAAATTTTTTTggtcacaatttttttttcttttttggctAGTTTTCTTCCCTCCatacaaacaaaaaacaaaaaaaaaagcaagaaATCCCGTCAATCTCTCATTCCCTTTTCCCTCAATAAATTTTCTTCCTCTAAATTCTTCATCTCTTTTGCTGCCTCGCCTCTGCTGTATTCAAAGACTTTGGGGGAGAGAATTAGACCAAATTCTCTCTCTTTTTACACAGAAATCATGTTGGATTTCGACAAGGCTTCAGTGCAAACAAACCTGGGATCCTTCTTGGATAGCACAACACCCACGGTCCCATCTCATTTTTTGTACAAGGTCTGCTCTCCCTAcctattttttatactaatttaaatcataatttgtgtttttttgtttttgtttttgtttttatatatacaaaatGTATGTCTTTGAGCAGAGTGATATGAAGAAGCTTAATAGGGTATGGCATCCTTTGGAAAGGGAGAAAGTTGAGTCTTTTATGTTGGGTGATCTTTGGAATATTTTTGATGAATGGAGTGCCTATGGGGCTGGAGTCCCAGTTACTGCTGACGATGCCAAGAATTTAGACCAATATTTTGTGCCTTATCTCTCTGCTATCCAAATTTTCACCACCTCTTCATTGATTAACTGTCTAAAGTAAGCAGATTCTGTTGTTGGAAATTTAATTTGTGAATTGAATGCGTGATTCGTGCTCATTTAGTATCTGGTTTGATTGTTTTATTCGGGTACTTTTCTTTGATAAGTAATTTTGTTAAGTCGACAGGGTGGAAATATAGGAGTTCATGGTGTTTTCCATCGTTGGTAAATTGAATGATGAATGCTTATGATACTTTTTAGGGATAGGGAAGAGACGGACTCGACGAGTGAGACAAGGGATTCTTTTAATGATTCGTTCAGTGATGAGAGCGAGAGTGAGAAGTTGTCGAGATGGGATGGATGCTCGTCTGATGAAGGACAATTCGAGTTTGATAACTTCTGGCGTCCAAATGAAAAATTGGGTAGTCTTTACTTTCAGTATTTTGAGAAATCTTCCCCATATGGAAGAGTTCCTCTCATGGACAAGGTAATCAATCTCTTCCCCCACTCCACCTGTGCTTTTCAAGACCATTACTCTTAGGTACCGAGAAAATTATGTCTCTTTTGTTTGTGATCGTTTACTTCTAAGAATGATTTGAGAAGCAAGTTCTTATGGATAATGATGGAATGAATTAAAAATCCGTTCATGGTAGGCgtctaataaaatatcatacgCAACTTTTAAGACGATCGAATATATTAACAACCTGATTTTTCTCATGTGGCTAACACAAATTCTTGAATTCGTTCAACATTAAATTTAGTCCTTTTCGATTGGTTTCATTCCTTGTGTTATGCATATAATATCAGTGCGGTttaaaagtttgatttttaaacagGTAAGCGTCTTAGCTCAACGTTATCCTGGATTAATGTCGTTGAGAAATGTAGATCTGTCACCAGCTAGTTGGATGGCAGTAGCTTGGTTAGCCTCTCCCACATCCTTTCCTCTATTTTCAACCCTTTAATAGATACTTTTTTCTTCTCTGGAAAACGACCTTATCCAAGTGATAATCCAGGTACCCAATTTATCACATCCCTACCACCGGAAGAACTTTTAAAGACTTGCAAGCTTGCTTTCTCACATATCACACACTTTCTTCCTCCTTTCAAGGTACAAAATTATTGATGAATACATTCATGATAGTTGTCCATGACGCTGGTCGTCTCACTATTGTATGAAACTTATAAAATCATTCCGAATTATGATGGATAGATATGGATTTTGAAGACGAGGTTGAAACTGTTGATAAAGAAACTGATGTAGGGGCTGTCATCTCCCTCCCTCCGTTTGGTTTGGCTACTTACAAGATGCAAGGCGATGTGTGGCTCTCGGAGAAAAATGCTCAGGACAAAGAAAAGTTGGGATTACTTTTGAGCGCGGCAGACTCGTGGCTAAAGCAACTCGGCGTCCAACATCATGACTTTGACTACTTCATGGGCTTGCGACATGCATGAAAATGTCACAATAAAACTCTCGAGTCCTCCATGAGATATATTCGCAAAGGTGCCCTATAAGATATATTTTTCTTCGTATTCAGAAAAATATTGTGTAGTCTTTACAACCGCAGCAATAGATTCAAGAATTTAGTCGAGGGATCGAACTTATTTATTTCCTGAGAAAGAGATTTACGCCCCTGTTCAGGCTCTTTTGTTTTTCAGTGTTTTGAAAGAGTAGGGATAATTTCAAGGGGAATTCATGAAAGTTTGTAGATGTTTGATGCAGTGACGTCTTTGTCACATTGTATTGTATACATTACTTAAATAATTAACTTCATTTGACATGACATGATataatggatttcaaatataatCTAATTCATAAATGATAGTCAAGCTCGAGTTCGGTTCGAAATGTTTGAATATATTCGCAAgttattcaaattatttttcagaCATTAAATTTAGAGAATGAAAGGTTTGAAAGCTTGAAAAGCCcgaaaaattcgaaatatatatatttaatatataatcatatgatattatattaataaaatattaaggttTGTGAGCTGTTTATAAACTATCGAACAAAGTAATTTTAGCTCGAGTTCGGTTAAAAAAAGTTCAAACACGTTCGAGTTCAACTCGAATTCGATAagttcaaatataaaaaaaatatttatccaaTCAGTTCGAAAAACTCGTGAAAGTAATCGATTTATTTACAACTATAACCCAactatgtttttaaaataaaaatatcactgagctattttttaaaaaatatcaatgaGTGAGAATCCAGCTTGAAGCGCTGATTGGACAAAATAAGGTAAAGTGGGCCATAGTCTTAAATGAGAATCCACACTTATCCCTTCTCCCAACATCCTAAGACGGTGTTCTTATAACTCCCCCGGTAACACACACACTAAACCCACTCCAAAACACACACTCACTAATCCTTCACTTAATGCAACTATGTCTCTCCAAGCAGCTTCCTTGGTTTCATCGACACTTTCCATTCCGAAAGAGGTACACAAGATTCACTCAAATGGGGATGAAAGACATATTGCTTTTC comes from Primulina huaijiensis isolate GDHJ02 chromosome 5, ASM1229523v2, whole genome shotgun sequence and encodes:
- the LOC140976740 gene encoding uncharacterized protein: MLDFDKASVQTNLGSFLDSTTPTVPSHFLYKSDMKKLNRVWHPLEREKVESFMLGDLWNIFDEWSAYGAGVPVTADDAKNLDQYFVPYLSAIQIFTTSSLINCLKDREETDSTSETRDSFNDSFSDESESEKLSRWDGCSSDEGQFEFDNFWRPNEKLGSLYFQYFEKSSPYGRVPLMDKVSVLAQRYPGLMSLRNVDLSPASWMAVAWYPIYHIPTTGRTFKDLQACFLTYHTLSSSFQDMDFEDEVETVDKETDVGAVISLPPFGLATYKMQGDVWLSEKNAQDKEKLGLLLSAADSWLKQLGVQHHDFDYFMGLRHA